In the Chroococcidiopsis sp. SAG 2025 genome, one interval contains:
- a CDS encoding DUF5132 domain-containing protein, whose amino-acid sequence MTLELESEEVKVKQIFAGITAVILAPIVLPLAAGVNTPLGKAALKNSIFISEKVKEALAQTQEIVEDLVVEVQAELAAQPQTEINSTVTQNQFSNLKSPIAEELINVIYSFNEQIRQTTSGVVDLRWLVPAGLGALALRQILTKGLELDEIPWYTLAWYAFDTFTKLNEPE is encoded by the coding sequence ATGACACTGGAATTAGAGTCCGAAGAAGTTAAAGTCAAGCAGATTTTTGCCGGAATTACTGCAGTGATTCTAGCACCGATTGTTCTACCTTTAGCAGCGGGAGTTAACACTCCTCTGGGCAAAGCCGCACTCAAGAACTCAATCTTTATTTCTGAAAAAGTTAAGGAAGCATTAGCTCAAACTCAAGAAATTGTGGAAGATTTAGTTGTAGAGGTACAAGCTGAATTAGCCGCACAACCGCAGACAGAAATAAATTCTACAGTAACTCAAAACCAGTTTTCAAACCTAAAATCACCGATCGCTGAAGAATTAATAAATGTAATATATAGCTTCAACGAGCAAATTAGACAAACAACATCAGGAGTTGTCGATCTGCGCTGGCTAGTACCTGCGGGACTTGGTGCGCTCGCCCTCCGACAAATACTGACCAAAGGGCTAGAACTTGACGAAATTCCTTGGTACACTTTGGCGTGGTATGCATTTGATACTTTCACCAAGCTGAACGAACCCGAATAA
- a CDS encoding DUF1830 domain-containing protein, translating to MHSEPVLCYYTNTTNHIQIIRSAKIVNYYFERVVFPGQRLLFEAVPEAQLEVHTGTTVTAILSDRVPCSRLRVSSD from the coding sequence ATCCACTCCGAACCTGTTTTGTGCTACTACACGAATACCACTAACCATATTCAGATTATTCGGAGTGCCAAGATTGTTAATTATTACTTCGAGCGAGTTGTTTTCCCAGGACAGCGGCTTTTATTTGAAGCTGTGCCAGAGGCTCAACTAGAAGTTCATACAGGTACAACGGTGACGGCGATTCTATCGGATAGAGTTCCTTGTTCTCGCTTGCGCGTATCTAGCGATTAA
- a CDS encoding sucrose synthase has translation METLIRVVLESDEKTDFQRFIERQLSTTERRYLLRNEILQAFANYCHEQEKPIYFFRSSALGELIHAIHEMLLEEDNIWLVIRTRIASQESWRLSADLSQFEQVPVRMLLNARDRASTAIQSDRFVHHDLSQVLDINFAPFHRDTPSIDDPRNIGQGLTFLNHYLCDQLSTNPDYWVEALFRVLQRQEFDGIPLSIGDRIPSGTQLHEAVLQALKKVSQYPADTPYVTLHPALQELGFEPGWGNTAGRVYETLELLDRLLTTPSPALLEAFVSRIPAFLRVVLISIHGWVGQEEVLGRAETMGQAIYILEQARQLEQQLQEDVEQAGLSWLGIQPNVTILTRLIPNCEGTLCNQRLEKLECSKNGWILRVPFREFNPNVTQNWISKFEIWPYLESFALDAAPQLVKHLGGRPNLAIGHYSDGNLVAFLLARHFNAIQCNIAHSLEKSRYLFSDLYWQEFEAQYHFSAQFTADLIGMNAADFIIASSYQEIVGTPDAIGQYESYKCFTMPQLYHVVDGINLFSPRFNVVPPGINQLRYFPYFQPESQNRQLHEQVRDLLFNRQDSTIFGSLDNLEKRPILAVGAISQTNNQTGLIKWFAQSQALRERCNLILITNKLHGAEASTSEEAQEIETLHTTIERDRLQGQIRWIGMQLKSEEMSEVYRAIANKRGIFINFARFEAFGRSVLEAMRSGLPVFATEFGGIADIIQDGENGFYINPTDFDRTDGKILEFLDQCDADPQVWYNISERAIQHIERHCNWQSHVKQLLLFARVYGFWDYISHSSREALQCYLDALFHLLYKPRAAQILEQHGQR, from the coding sequence ATGGAAACGCTAATTCGGGTAGTTTTAGAGAGTGATGAAAAAACGGATTTCCAGCGGTTCATTGAGCGGCAACTATCCACCACCGAGCGACGATATCTGCTAAGAAATGAAATTTTGCAAGCCTTTGCCAACTATTGCCACGAGCAAGAAAAACCGATTTATTTCTTTCGCTCGTCTGCCCTGGGTGAACTAATTCATGCCATTCATGAGATGCTTCTGGAAGAGGATAACATCTGGTTGGTAATTCGCACCCGCATTGCCAGTCAGGAAAGCTGGCGACTGAGTGCCGATTTATCTCAGTTTGAACAGGTTCCCGTGCGAATGCTACTGAATGCCCGCGATCGCGCCAGCACTGCCATCCAGTCCGATCGCTTCGTCCACCATGACCTTTCCCAGGTTCTAGATATTAACTTTGCTCCGTTTCACCGAGACACGCCCAGCATTGACGACCCTCGGAATATTGGTCAGGGGTTAACGTTTCTCAATCATTACCTCTGCGACCAATTATCGACGAATCCAGACTATTGGGTAGAGGCGCTGTTTAGAGTTTTGCAACGCCAGGAATTTGATGGCATTCCGCTTTCGATCGGCGATCGCATTCCTTCGGGAACTCAGCTGCATGAAGCTGTGTTGCAAGCTTTAAAAAAAGTCAGTCAATATCCAGCAGATACCCCCTATGTCACGCTGCACCCTGCCCTCCAAGAATTGGGCTTTGAACCAGGTTGGGGCAATACTGCCGGACGAGTTTACGAAACCCTAGAACTGCTCGATCGCCTCCTGACGACCCCATCTCCCGCTTTGCTAGAGGCATTCGTCTCCCGCATTCCTGCCTTCTTACGAGTTGTTTTAATCTCGATTCACGGTTGGGTGGGACAAGAAGAAGTGCTAGGACGCGCCGAAACTATGGGACAGGCGATCTACATCCTGGAGCAAGCACGACAACTGGAACAACAGCTGCAAGAGGATGTCGAACAAGCGGGGCTGAGTTGGCTCGGTATTCAACCCAATGTCACTATCCTGACACGGCTGATTCCCAACTGTGAAGGAACCCTGTGCAACCAGCGGCTGGAGAAACTAGAATGCAGCAAAAATGGCTGGATTTTGCGCGTCCCCTTCCGCGAGTTCAACCCCAATGTCACCCAAAACTGGATTTCTAAATTTGAAATTTGGCCCTATCTAGAATCCTTTGCATTGGATGCGGCACCGCAACTCGTGAAGCATTTAGGCGGACGACCCAATTTAGCGATCGGTCATTACAGCGATGGCAACTTGGTGGCGTTTCTCCTCGCGCGTCATTTTAATGCGATTCAATGCAATATCGCTCACTCGCTAGAAAAGTCTAGATATTTATTTAGCGATCTTTACTGGCAAGAGTTTGAAGCACAGTATCATTTTTCAGCCCAATTTACCGCCGATCTGATCGGTATGAATGCCGCAGATTTCATCATTGCCTCGTCATACCAAGAGATCGTTGGCACTCCAGATGCGATCGGTCAGTATGAGTCTTATAAATGCTTTACGATGCCGCAGCTTTACCATGTGGTGGATGGCATCAATCTGTTTAGCCCTCGGTTTAATGTCGTTCCTCCTGGTATCAATCAGTTGCGCTATTTTCCTTATTTTCAACCAGAATCGCAAAATCGCCAACTGCACGAACAGGTTCGCGATCTGCTCTTCAATCGCCAAGACTCCACAATTTTTGGAAGTTTAGACAACCTTGAAAAACGTCCGATTTTGGCGGTGGGTGCGATAAGCCAAACCAATAATCAAACTGGGTTAATCAAATGGTTTGCCCAGTCTCAAGCACTCCGAGAGCGCTGCAATTTGATTCTGATTACGAATAAACTGCACGGGGCTGAAGCTAGCACTTCTGAGGAGGCGCAGGAAATTGAAACACTCCATACAACAATCGAGCGAGATCGACTCCAGGGACAAATTCGCTGGATTGGAATGCAACTTAAAAGTGAGGAGATGAGCGAAGTGTATCGCGCGATCGCCAATAAGCGGGGAATCTTTATCAACTTTGCCCGCTTTGAGGCATTTGGGCGTAGCGTTCTAGAGGCAATGCGATCGGGCTTACCTGTCTTTGCCACTGAATTTGGTGGCATTGCAGATATTATCCAAGATGGCGAAAACGGTTTTTACATCAACCCCACGGATTTCGATCGCACCGATGGGAAAATTTTGGAGTTTCTCGATCAATGTGATGCCGACCCGCAAGTTTGGTACAACATTTCCGAACGAGCCATTCAACACATCGAGCGGCACTGCAATTGGCAGTCTCATGTGAAACAATTATTATTATTCGCTAGAGTTTACGGCTTTTGGGATTACATTTCTCACAGCAGTCGAGAAGCGTTGCAATGCTATCTCGATGCTTTATTTCACTTGCTTTACAAACCCAGAGCCGCGCAAATTTTAGAACAGCATGGGCAGCGATAA
- the pgmB gene encoding beta-phosphoglucomutase codes for MSQSVSHVLGNPKVPTSTALPQTNNLIYTDWVSIERGFDPNQLHARETVFTIGNGYLGTRGSFEEGYPHSMPATLIHGVYDAVPVMYTELVNCPDWLPLTITLNGEPSSRRVEQFRLDRGEVLSYERRLDLQYGLLRRSVRWRSPSGKTLDLHFERFASLADPHILAVRCLITPLDWDGEIEVHASINGYAENQGFNHWELLAQEQTSDDSSEDFQLQPAIWLSARTRQSQIELGMAATLTLQGTGATFQLESAPGYPTLAASYQAAMGQTVLVEKMITVYTSREVERPLEAARSKLAIMPAYPTCWQQHKQAWEAAWQTSDIIIEGDTQAQFAARYSVFQLLIGAPRQDRRVSIPAKTLSGFAYRGHIFWDTEIFMLPLFTFTQPELARHLLSYRYHTLEGARRKARSYGYKGAMFAWESADTGDEVTPRWALPSDPYASDIRIWCRDREIHISADIAYAIWQYWQATGDDDWMRDYGAEIVLDTAVFWMSRVEWNNQFERYELREVIGADEYHEHVNNNAFTNRMAQWHLEKAIAVYVWLQNTFPDRATALAQKLELTSERRQRWQDIAAHLWIPYRSDTGFIEQFEGFCNLEDIDLQAYEPRTQSMQTILGIDGANKRQVLKQPDVLMLLYLMRQLQEFPYSPDRLKTNWDYYAPRTDITYGSSLGPAIHAILAADLGDSQTAYQHFMQAALVDLENTRGNATEGIHGACAGGAWQAIVFGFAGIRFQDRQPVATPHLPPHWTRLAFKLHWRGTWHPFDFTSELTEANSPKPEPQSPAMHEVTSLPAKLTLRGAIFDLDGVLTDTAEYHYRAWQRLADEEGLPFDRQANEALRGISRRESLLKIVGSRPYTEVQLEEMMERKNGYYQEFIQSVTPADLLPGALPLLRELHQLGIGVAIASASKNARTVIEKLGIAQWIDAIADGYSVDRPKPAPDLFLYAANQLRLPPSECVVFEDATAGIEAALAAYMWAVGNGPVERVGNAHLVLPSLVGVSWANIVSKLNQCIIPEKIVS; via the coding sequence ATGAGCCAGTCAGTTAGTCATGTCCTGGGAAATCCTAAAGTTCCAACATCAACCGCACTTCCCCAAACCAACAACCTAATTTATACAGATTGGGTTTCAATCGAACGGGGCTTCGATCCGAACCAACTCCATGCCAGAGAAACAGTATTCACGATTGGCAACGGCTACTTAGGCACTCGCGGCAGTTTTGAAGAAGGCTATCCCCACTCGATGCCCGCGACTCTGATTCATGGGGTGTATGACGCGGTACCCGTGATGTACACCGAACTAGTCAATTGTCCGGACTGGCTGCCGTTAACCATTACCCTCAATGGCGAACCCTCGTCTAGGCGGGTGGAACAATTTCGCTTGGATCGAGGAGAGGTGCTGTCCTACGAACGACGGCTCGATTTACAATATGGATTACTCAGGCGTTCGGTTCGCTGGCGTAGCCCTAGCGGGAAGACGCTGGATCTTCATTTTGAACGATTTGCCAGTTTAGCCGATCCTCACATTTTGGCAGTGCGCTGTCTGATTACACCGCTCGATTGGGATGGCGAGATTGAGGTTCATGCCAGTATCAATGGCTATGCCGAAAATCAGGGCTTTAATCATTGGGAATTGCTCGCCCAGGAACAGACTTCAGACGACAGCAGTGAAGATTTTCAACTCCAACCCGCAATTTGGCTTTCGGCTCGCACCCGCCAATCCCAAATTGAATTGGGCATGGCAGCAACATTGACGCTTCAGGGGACAGGGGCTACCTTCCAACTTGAAAGCGCACCAGGCTATCCCACCTTGGCTGCATCCTACCAAGCGGCGATGGGACAAACGGTGTTAGTAGAGAAGATGATTACAGTTTACACCTCGCGAGAAGTCGAGCGTCCCCTGGAAGCAGCACGCAGCAAACTAGCGATAATGCCTGCCTATCCAACTTGTTGGCAGCAGCACAAACAAGCGTGGGAAGCAGCTTGGCAGACTAGTGATATCATTATTGAAGGCGATACCCAAGCGCAATTTGCCGCTCGCTATAGCGTGTTTCAATTACTGATTGGCGCTCCTCGACAGGATCGGCGGGTCAGCATTCCAGCGAAAACTCTGTCTGGCTTTGCCTATCGGGGGCATATCTTTTGGGATACAGAAATTTTCATGCTGCCCCTGTTTACTTTTACTCAGCCAGAGTTAGCCCGCCATTTACTGAGCTACCGCTATCACACCCTGGAAGGGGCACGCCGCAAAGCCCGCAGCTATGGCTATAAGGGGGCAATGTTTGCCTGGGAAAGTGCCGATACGGGCGATGAAGTCACGCCTCGCTGGGCATTGCCGTCCGATCCCTATGCCAGCGATATTCGCATCTGGTGCCGCGATCGCGAAATTCACATCAGTGCCGATATTGCCTACGCGATTTGGCAATACTGGCAGGCGACGGGCGATGACGATTGGATGCGCGATTATGGTGCAGAGATCGTTTTGGATACGGCTGTCTTTTGGATGAGTCGGGTAGAGTGGAATAACCAATTTGAACGCTACGAACTGCGGGAAGTTATTGGAGCCGATGAATATCACGAGCATGTGAATAACAATGCTTTCACCAACCGCATGGCACAGTGGCACTTAGAGAAAGCGATCGCCGTCTATGTATGGTTGCAAAATACCTTTCCCGATCGAGCTACCGCGCTGGCACAAAAATTAGAACTTACCTCCGAACGCAGGCAACGCTGGCAGGATATTGCCGCTCACCTCTGGATTCCTTACCGCTCGGATACGGGATTTATCGAGCAGTTTGAAGGCTTCTGCAACTTAGAGGATATCGATCTGCAAGCCTACGAACCCCGCACCCAATCGATGCAAACGATTCTGGGTATTGACGGGGCAAACAAACGGCAAGTCTTGAAGCAGCCCGATGTCCTGATGCTGTTATACTTAATGCGTCAATTGCAAGAGTTTCCTTACAGTCCCGATCGTTTAAAAACAAACTGGGATTATTACGCTCCCCGCACCGATATCACCTATGGATCGTCCCTCGGTCCTGCCATTCACGCCATTTTAGCGGCTGATTTGGGAGATAGTCAAACAGCCTACCAACACTTTATGCAAGCGGCATTGGTAGACTTAGAAAACACGCGAGGTAATGCTACCGAGGGCATTCACGGAGCCTGTGCTGGAGGTGCGTGGCAGGCGATCGTCTTTGGCTTTGCCGGGATTCGCTTTCAAGATCGTCAGCCCGTTGCTACACCTCACCTTCCTCCCCATTGGACGCGGCTTGCCTTTAAACTACATTGGCGCGGCACTTGGCATCCTTTTGATTTCACTTCTGAACTAACCGAAGCGAACTCTCCCAAACCAGAACCCCAATCGCCAGCAATGCACGAAGTAACCTCCCTTCCTGCCAAACTTACCCTTCGAGGCGCGATTTTCGATCTTGATGGCGTGTTGACCGATACTGCAGAGTATCATTACCGCGCTTGGCAACGTTTAGCCGACGAAGAGGGATTACCGTTCGATCGCCAAGCCAATGAAGCCTTAAGGGGAATTTCTCGACGAGAATCGCTGCTAAAAATTGTTGGCAGTCGTCCCTATACGGAGGTACAGCTTGAAGAGATGATGGAGCGCAAAAATGGCTACTACCAGGAATTCATTCAGTCAGTGACACCAGCCGATTTACTACCAGGGGCATTGCCATTGCTCAGGGAACTGCACCAACTTGGAATTGGGGTAGCGATCGCATCTGCCAGTAAAAATGCCCGTACCGTAATTGAAAAATTGGGCATTGCCCAATGGATTGATGCGATCGCAGACGGATATAGCGTCGATCGCCCTAAACCCGCTCCCGATCTGTTTCTCTACGCCGCCAATCAACTCCGGCTTCCTCCCTCTGAATGTGTCGTATTTGAAGATGCTACCGCAGGTATTGAGGCAGCTTTGGCTGCATATATGTGGGCGGTGGGTAATGGTCCCGTAGAACGGGTTGGGAACGCTCATTTGGTATTGCCGAGTTTGGTGGGTGTTAGTTGGGCAAATATTGTCTCCAAACTGAATCAGTGCATTATACCCGAAAAAATCGTGTCTTAA
- a CDS encoding formate/nitrite transporter family protein, with product MRQRDRASESKELRPQEELGLSDREEREITERLRPSAIVIHETIRIEGESELRRPVSALAWSGLAAGLSMGFSLVGRGLLLANLPDQPWRHIIASFGYTIGFVIVVMGRQQLFTENTLTAILPLLSRRNRRAFMKVLRLWTVVLLSNLLGTLLFACIVGYIEVFPPEVRKAFAQIGLEAMAGGFWTLLVQGFAGWLIALMVWLLPAAESSQLWVIIIITAVIGLGKLPHIIAGSVEVLYVAITGTTDWTAYFRFAIPTLLGNILGGVSLVAAVNHAQVAPQRT from the coding sequence ATGAGACAACGAGATCGAGCCAGCGAATCAAAAGAATTACGTCCTCAAGAGGAATTGGGACTCAGCGATCGCGAAGAAAGAGAAATTACCGAACGCCTTCGACCCAGCGCGATCGTCATTCATGAAACAATTCGGATTGAAGGTGAGAGCGAATTACGCCGCCCAGTTTCCGCCCTTGCTTGGTCTGGACTAGCAGCCGGACTCTCGATGGGATTTTCACTTGTGGGTCGTGGCTTACTACTAGCAAACTTACCCGACCAACCTTGGCGACACATAATTGCCAGTTTTGGCTACACCATCGGTTTTGTCATTGTGGTGATGGGTCGGCAACAGTTGTTTACTGAAAACACCCTGACAGCAATTTTACCCTTGCTGAGTCGTCGCAATCGCAGAGCATTTATGAAAGTGCTGCGATTGTGGACAGTTGTTTTACTCAGCAATTTGTTAGGCACGCTGTTGTTTGCTTGTATTGTAGGATATATCGAGGTCTTTCCCCCCGAAGTGCGAAAAGCGTTCGCTCAAATCGGTCTAGAAGCTATGGCAGGAGGATTTTGGACGCTGCTCGTACAGGGTTTTGCAGGTTGGTTAATTGCCTTAATGGTCTGGCTGCTCCCTGCGGCTGAGTCTTCCCAATTGTGGGTAATTATTATTATCACTGCTGTCATCGGGTTAGGAAAGTTGCCCCACATCATTGCAGGTTCGGTAGAAGTTCTCTACGTAGCGATTACTGGAACAACTGACTGGACGGCGTATTTTCGCTTTGCAATTCCCACCTTACTCGGCAATATTTTGGGTGGAGTTTCTTTAGTGGCTGCTGTGAACCACGCTCAAGTTGCTCCCCAAAGAACATAA
- a CDS encoding ion transporter: protein MKTSEKHVLNRERQEILQQLEDWLETPMLLLSFAWLVLFVIELIWGLTPLLQAIGTVIWIIFILDFILEFTLAPQKFAYLQRNWLTVIALPLPALRLFRFVRVLRVLNTVRAARGIRLLRVITRTNRGMRAIGASLGRRGFSYVVATTLVITLVGAAGMYAFESNTPNGEGLNDYGTALWWTAMLMTTLGSEYWPQTAEGRVLCFILALYASAVFGYLTAAIATFFIGRDADDDEAEIAGAKSIEALHAEITALRQEIQALSRQKLEP from the coding sequence ATGAAAACCTCAGAAAAACACGTACTCAATCGAGAACGGCAGGAGATTTTGCAACAGCTAGAAGACTGGCTGGAAACACCAATGCTCCTGCTGAGCTTTGCATGGTTGGTGCTGTTTGTCATTGAGTTAATCTGGGGTTTAACTCCCTTACTCCAAGCAATCGGCACGGTTATTTGGATAATTTTCATTCTTGACTTCATCCTCGAATTTACCCTAGCTCCACAAAAGTTTGCCTATCTTCAACGCAACTGGTTAACAGTTATTGCCCTACCATTACCAGCACTACGCCTGTTCAGGTTCGTGCGCGTTTTACGGGTGCTAAATACTGTACGGGCAGCTCGCGGCATCAGGTTACTACGTGTGATTACCCGCACGAATCGGGGGATGCGAGCAATTGGTGCTAGTTTAGGTCGTCGCGGCTTCAGCTATGTTGTAGCAACAACGCTGGTGATTACCCTAGTCGGAGCAGCGGGGATGTATGCATTTGAAAGCAATACTCCCAACGGTGAGGGACTAAATGACTACGGTACGGCGCTGTGGTGGACGGCAATGCTAATGACCACGCTGGGTTCGGAATACTGGCCCCAGACTGCCGAAGGGCGAGTGCTTTGCTTCATCCTAGCGTTGTATGCTTCTGCCGTATTTGGTTACTTGACAGCTGCGATCGCCACATTTTTTATCGGTCGAGATGCCGATGATGACGAGGCGGAAATCGCAGGGGCTAAATCTATCGAAGCACTACACGCTGAAATTACAGCTTTGCGTCAAGAGATTCAGGCGCTATCTCGGCAGAAATTGGAACCGTGA
- a CDS encoding glycoside hydrolase family 31 protein yields MTFFKQLSLQINYIFKSLFFLQYIPHAFFYSLKRDRFERQYLPDSSSESVTQPGKLLRTTATERGAYFYFEQAELEISFLTPDLVRVNWSPDLPPVPYAVVNCDWDRVETNLAKLDNNWAIASDALSVTVGIDGSLTFCDRAGQVLRTELPPQRQGERWVHRSQLRSEERIYGLGERASSLNLRAAKDDLQKQKTYQMWNRDPGGRYAPGTDPIYICIPVYLGLHDGGSYLIFYENSFRAEFTFADMAIGNFAGGSLRYYMTIGEPSQLLECYTQLTGRPSLPPRWALGYHQSRWGYRTEANVRQEVKAFQTYNLPLSAVHLDIDCQVEHRAFTIDPERFPKIDSFTQELAETGVRLIAINNPGIKSSRKSNLFLEGQVLNGFCTYPTGELAIASGWAGAMAFPDFTNPKVRAWWSRQYAYLLDVGVAGFWHDMNEPAAFVSWGDPSLPQVAQHCLEGRGGDHREAHNVYGLLEAQAAYESIRQYRPQQRPFIVSRSGWAGLQRYAWTWTGDTISTWEALRQTVATVVGLGISGIPYSGPDIGGFQGNPTAELYVRWFQMATFLMFCRTHSSTSVAPRTPWTYGEPYLSIVRSFLQLRYRLMPYFYTLAWETSQKGYPPVRPLFWFDWGDRFLWDVEDAFYLGEALLVCPIVREGERSRTLYLPQGYWYNFWDDSAIAGGQTIELDSPLEQIPLLVKAGSILPMEDSKQLILHLYPPVKTAEERGTDSSLCAFAPNAALRLRLMRDQNSYTLYSYTLYTDAGDGYGESRCDRFSLTQHEDSLELTWEQQGNYDFPYQSVQLHVHGVSLQQAWVDDRETTLQGQQLQCHVFKKVRFRCG; encoded by the coding sequence ATGACATTTTTCAAACAGCTATCGCTGCAAATAAATTACATTTTCAAGTCGCTGTTTTTTCTACAATATATACCACATGCATTTTTCTATTCTTTAAAACGCGATCGCTTCGAGCGTCAATATCTTCCCGATTCATCTTCAGAATCAGTCACTCAACCTGGAAAATTACTTCGGACTACAGCAACAGAGCGAGGTGCGTATTTCTATTTCGAGCAAGCTGAGCTAGAAATTTCTTTTTTAACTCCCGATTTGGTACGAGTGAACTGGTCTCCCGATCTACCACCTGTCCCCTATGCTGTTGTCAACTGCGATTGGGATCGTGTTGAAACAAACTTAGCAAAATTGGACAACAATTGGGCGATCGCCAGCGATGCATTGAGCGTGACTGTGGGTATAGATGGCAGCCTGACGTTTTGCGATCGCGCAGGGCAAGTCCTGAGAACAGAATTACCGCCCCAGCGACAAGGGGAAAGATGGGTACATCGATCGCAGTTGCGCTCGGAAGAACGCATTTATGGATTAGGAGAACGGGCATCTTCTCTCAATTTACGCGCTGCCAAAGACGATCTGCAAAAGCAGAAAACTTACCAGATGTGGAATAGAGATCCAGGGGGTAGGTACGCACCAGGAACAGATCCAATCTATATCTGCATTCCGGTTTACTTAGGGTTGCACGATGGGGGTAGCTATCTAATTTTCTATGAAAATTCGTTTCGGGCTGAATTTACATTTGCAGATATGGCGATCGGTAACTTTGCAGGTGGATCGCTGCGTTACTACATGACGATTGGCGAGCCGTCACAACTGCTAGAATGTTATACCCAGTTAACAGGTCGTCCGTCCCTACCTCCTCGCTGGGCGTTAGGCTACCACCAATCGCGCTGGGGATACCGCACAGAGGCAAACGTGCGCCAAGAAGTCAAGGCATTTCAAACTTATAATTTACCGTTGAGTGCCGTTCATCTCGATATTGATTGTCAAGTCGAACATCGCGCCTTTACGATTGACCCCGAACGCTTTCCCAAGATCGATAGTTTCACCCAAGAACTGGCAGAAACAGGCGTGCGGTTAATTGCAATTAATAACCCTGGTATTAAGTCCAGCCGTAAAAGTAATTTATTTCTAGAGGGACAAGTCCTAAATGGCTTTTGCACGTATCCCACAGGAGAACTAGCGATCGCCTCAGGGTGGGCGGGTGCGATGGCATTCCCCGACTTTACTAACCCCAAGGTTCGCGCTTGGTGGAGCCGTCAATATGCTTATCTGCTGGATGTAGGAGTAGCGGGATTTTGGCACGACATGAACGAACCTGCGGCATTTGTTTCCTGGGGCGATCCCTCGCTACCTCAAGTCGCACAACATTGTTTAGAAGGCAGAGGAGGCGATCATCGCGAAGCGCACAATGTCTACGGGTTATTAGAAGCCCAAGCCGCTTACGAAAGCATTCGTCAATATCGACCGCAACAACGTCCCTTCATCGTGTCGCGATCGGGTTGGGCAGGATTGCAACGCTACGCTTGGACTTGGACGGGGGATACTATCTCGACGTGGGAGGCATTGCGTCAGACAGTAGCAACAGTTGTCGGATTGGGAATATCAGGTATTCCTTATAGCGGTCCCGACATCGGCGGTTTTCAAGGCAACCCAACCGCCGAGCTATATGTGCGTTGGTTTCAGATGGCAACATTTCTGATGTTTTGCAGAACGCACAGTTCCACTAGCGTTGCTCCGCGTACCCCTTGGACTTATGGCGAACCTTATTTAAGTATCGTTCGTAGCTTCTTACAATTACGCTACCGATTGATGCCTTACTTCTATACCTTAGCGTGGGAGACATCCCAGAAAGGATATCCACCCGTGCGCCCTTTATTCTGGTTCGATTGGGGCGATCGCTTCCTTTGGGATGTGGAAGATGCGTTTTATTTGGGTGAGGCGCTGCTTGTCTGTCCGATTGTACGAGAGGGAGAGCGATCGCGTACACTCTACCTACCTCAAGGGTACTGGTACAACTTCTGGGATGATTCGGCGATCGCCGGAGGACAGACAATCGAACTAGATTCCCCGCTCGAACAAATTCCATTACTGGTAAAGGCAGGAAGTATTTTACCGATGGAAGACTCAAAGCAATTGATTCTCCACCTTTACCCACCTGTGAAGACAGCAGAGGAGAGGGGAACAGATTCTTCTCTTTGCGCCTTTGCGCCTAACGCTGCGCTTCGCCTACGGCTGATGCGCGACCAAAATTCCTACACTCTATACTCCTACACTCTATACACTGATGCAGGAGATGGTTATGGAGAATCTCGGTGCGATCGCTTCTCCCTTACCCAGCATGAGGACAGTTTAGAACTTACCTGGGAACAGCAGGGAAACTATGACTTCCCTTATCAAAGCGTACAATTGCACGTACATGGCGTGTCATTGCAGCAAGCCTGGGTAGACGATCGCGAAACAACCTTACAGGGGCAACAACTGCAATGCCATGTCTTTAAAAAAGTTCGATTTCGCTGCGGATGA